A segment of the Actinomycetes bacterium genome:
GCCATCAGCACCCCGTGCGCCATCCGTTCCAGCTCGCTCACGGTCGACCGTCACGGTCATCGTCGCTGACACCACCAGCAGCCGTAACGGCAGCCCGCAGCTCGCCGAACAGCCGGGCCAGGTCGGCCGGCTGGTGGTGCGCATTGAGCCCGCTCGGGTTCGGCAGCACCCATACTCCGGCCGGTCCGAGCCGACGGTCCTGCCGGCCGAGCACCGCACGAGGCTCACCGAACGCCGCGCGGTACGCCGTCACACCGAGCACGGCGACGTACTCCGGACTCCACTGCTCCCCCATCTCCTCGAGCCGCTGACCACCCGCCCGCAGCTCGTCCCGGCTCAGCTCCGCTGCGGTGGCGGTGGCCCGTGCGACGACGTTGGTCACGCCGAGCCCGAGCGTCGGCAGCTCCCGCTCCTCGTCCGGCCTGAGCTGTCGCGGGGTGAAGCCGGACGCGTGCAGCGCCGGCCAGAACCTGTTGCCCGGCCTGGCGAAGTGGTGTCCCGCCCACGCCGTGTACAACCCCGGGTTGATGCCGCAGAACAGCACCCGAAGGTCCCGTGCCACGACGTCCGGCACGGTTCTCTCGGCAGCGGCGAGCAGCTCCGCACGCGTCGGCGACACGGTCAGCTCAGCCGCAGCTCGCGACCAGGCACCGTCACGACGTCGCCGACGACGAGCTGCCGGCCCCGGCGCGACTCGGCCTGGCCGTTGACAGCCACCGCACCGTCGTCGAGCAGGGACCGGGCCTGACCGCCGGTGTCCACGGCGCCGACCAGCTTCAACAGCTGGCCGAGCCGGATCCCGGTCGGCCCGACCTCGATCTCCTCCACGCAGCCGACGTTACGGCAGCCCGCGCGGGGCCTCGACCGGCCCCCGAGACCGGTCGATGCAACGGCGCCAACCCTGCCGCCCCGTCCGGCCAGCCACCATCGACCGTCCGGACGACTCCGGGCACCGGTCCGTCCCTTACGGGCGGGGATGTGCGCCTGTGGACAGCGCGCTCGTGCGAGGTAGGACCGCTGCCAGGGTCGTCGCATGCACCTCGAGGTGACGTCGCACGCGCTCGTCGGGACCGGCGATGCCCTACGTCGCGCAGCCGGTCGGCTCGACGCCCTCGGGCTGCCCGTTCGCGCCCCGGACTGCGGCGACCCCGCGGCCGAGGACGCCGTGCGCGCGCTGCTCGCCGTGTCCGCGGAGTCGCTGGCCGGCCTGGCCCGCGAGCTGCGGTCCGTCGCGGTGCTCGTCGACGTGGCGGCGGTGGACTACGCACGCACCGAGGCGCGGCTGAGCGCCGGAGCACCGGAGTGACGCAGTGACGGCCGGCACCGCCGTGGCAAGCCTGGACGAGTCGGTGCTCGACGTCGTGCTGCCACGTGGTGAGCCGGCGCAGGCGATGCGGCTCGCGGGCGATCTCTCGGAGGCGGCGGACCGGCTGCTCGCCGTCGCACAGGGCGCCGCCCGGCTGCTACCGGTCTCCGGCTGGTCCGGCGTCGCCGCGGCCGCCGCCGACCGCCGACTGCTCGAGGTGGCCGCTGCCGTCGGTGCGGAACGGAGCCGGCTGCAGCAGGCGGCGGACGCACTGCGGGGGTTCGCCCACGAGCTCGGCACCGCCGTCGACCGGGCGACGCAGGCGCGAGCCCTGCTGGCGACGGCGCGGCGGGTCCAGGACGAGGCCGACGCGCGGGACCGTTCGCTGAGCGTCGGCCTCGCGTC
Coding sequences within it:
- a CDS encoding RNA-binding S4 domain-containing protein encodes the protein MEEIEVGPTGIRLGQLLKLVGAVDTGGQARSLLDDGAVAVNGQAESRRGRQLVVGDVVTVPGRELRLS
- the mug gene encoding G/U mismatch-specific DNA glycosylase — encoded protein: MTVSPTRAELLAAAERTVPDVVARDLRVLFCGINPGLYTAWAGHHFARPGNRFWPALHASGFTPRQLRPDEERELPTLGLGVTNVVARATATAAELSRDELRAGGQRLEEMGEQWSPEYVAVLGVTAYRAAFGEPRAVLGRQDRRLGPAGVWVLPNPSGLNAHHQPADLARLFGELRAAVTAAGGVSDDDRDGRP